AACCTCTCCAACCAACTAAATTACAAACACAAACCCCCTCCTCATTTAACATATTACCTGTGGCTTGTGTCAAAATCAATTTCTATATTTCAACCACACAactgcattcttttttttcttcttcggTTACACACAATTGTATTCTTTGTTTCTTATAAATACtgtttgagaaattaaaagataaaCTAAAACTAACCATTTTAAGAAGTGCCAAGTAATGCTTGTGCATGGAGCATAGGTTACGTTccataaaaaactaaaagtttTTCAACCCAATGAAACTTTCCAAAAGACAGTGGCCTAACTTAACAATCAAACAGCATTCAATTGtcataaattttatttcaacacttatgtaaagaaaaaatggttcgaataaaaaatatatatacgtCACTTTAAGATTCACAAACTAAAAACCCCATTAGCATAGAAAAATTCTTACCATGTGAAGATTCAACATCCAAAATCAGATCAAGTGCGTAATCATAATATGGAACTTGACTGCTCAAACCACAGAGATTAAAATCATCCTGGATGTATTCATCAtcaacttcacaaaaaaattcatttcctCGCAAATTGCAGAACCATGAAATCCAAGATGTGTCATCTCCATCAGAACCACTGACGTCTGATTCTTCACTGTCTGTTTCAGATTCCTCTGCATTGAAAGCAAACCATGTAAGAATGAGAGTGCATTTTCTAATCCAAGTCTTCAAGATAGATTTTTGTGTCTTTTTCTACAACGTTAGTGCTTATGAATTATTCATTCCACAAGTGTGAAAGACTGGATTtgggaaaaaattaaaattggaaattgttAGACTTAGAACTGCTAAGAATCTCAACAAAAATAAGCAAAAGCGAGAACTTTCAACTTTACCAATATCTTagtcctaaaaaaaaaaaaaaaaagggctttgcaattgaaaaacaaaaacagcatACATGAAGCGAACCCAGATCATATAACAAAGTTTCTCTGACATaaataacaagaaaatgaGTTACCAATTATTCATAAACAACAaattcaataataataaaaccaaaacaatgagagagcaaaataaaatgacaCCAACCATCAGAGCATTTGTTCTTGGTGAGCGAGGCGGCAGCGGCAGCGGCAGCACGATGATCGAGCTGAGATTTACCAGTGGAAGTGGAGGGCACAGAGAGCCTCTCTTTATCTTTACTATTAGCCAAAGCTCTCGATGTGGATGGGGAGGACTTCTCTAGGTGCTTGTCCAGTGCATCATTGATGCGCTTGCGGTCGAGCGGCCCACCAACAATCTCCGTTTTCGACGACCCAACCCCTCCACGTTCCCTATACATGGTCTAATTTCGAACCCCTTTTGGGTAAATTTTGGCTCTTGGATTTGGAGCGAGAGAGGAGAGTGTCAAGCTCTGTGCTGGACATCCATGGTGTGTTGGAGAGTTTGAATAAAACCCTAGATTTTTGAAAAGGGTATAAAGGGAGGTGCTTTTGAGGTCCTGAGGATCGGAGCGGAGAGAGATCGaagattggagagagagagagagagagagagagagagagacagctAGGGTTTGGGGGAGGGAGAGATGGGGCGAGAGGTACACGAGCTGTTGAGCAAAATGCTCTTAGGTTCCCTCTGtctcttctttgttttcttgtccTTGGTGTttcacccttcttctttttaaaaaatttttttctccttatTTTCTAGGGTGGGTATAGTTCGGTTCGGTTTAATTTGGTTCAAAAACTAGAACTTACATAGGGTCCAATTTGATTCGATTTTCATACAAAATGTTTAAAAGAGTCGAATCAACGGGACCCTAAATGGTTCCTATTCGGTTTAGTCGATTTTCAGTTTGGAAGAAGACACAAATAAGGAAAAGGTGAACAAGACATAAATAATGAAGAGATAAATTGGAAGAGATAGAAAGGATGCAAAACAAGAAGTACAGTTAGGATTCaccgaaaagaaaaagaagtggTGCTAGAGTTGTTATTTAATTGGATATAAGTTGGGACTAAAGGCCAGTTTGAGATTGTTGTCACTTTGTAAAAAAGTTTCTTCTGCTATACTTTgaaaacaattaattataAAGTAAAACCATTCCACATTtggtaaataatatttttttaaagtgatgTGAGTATAAAAAGCAGTGTCAATCtatttgataaattttagggctctttagttttaactcataaaaaacttaactaatttggaagaaagataattaattttgcttaattaatataaaaccaaagccacctaattttatcaaaaggacatccaacaaccctaaaattactacatgtgccattgtagaattgtacaagaagggtagaattgtcttatcagaagggtagaattgtcttatcagttgttattttttacctggcccaacgaatctgggcctctctttgggctaatccaaaatagtagatttttcctaggtattaaaactaaaaccaaaatatccaatatcttacaaactaattaataaagttaattatgtctaaaacctaatttttcttaaattttaatataaaactatTGTAGTTGTGGATAATGACTAAATTGGGCATGATAttcaaagtggcatgtgcTAATAAGGTGATGAAAGTGGAGGTTGTGACAATGGTGGTGTTGGCGGTGGTGATGATAGAGGTGAAGGTGGTGTTGGTTGaggtgaaggtggtggtggaggtggagacGGACGTGGTGGTGGAAGATATTGTTCAAGGACTACAAGGAAAAGGTAGACGatgtcatttaaaaaaattaatgatggtATTAcaggaattgaaaaaaaaatttaaaggcTCTTCTCCGCTTCTTGTAAAAGTAGCTTTTGAAAGGATCTTGGAGGCTTCTTTTATAAGCTGCTATTAGGAAGCCATtgctttaaaaataatttggatgtttTGTTTTACAAAACATTTTAAACTGCTTAACTTTTTGGTGAAGCAATTTTTTGCTGAAAAAGAAATTCCAAACGAGAGGGCCTAAcgtttgttttccattcctacacAACCCAAACATGTGAAAGGAACTAAATTAGTATTTCTTGATCACTTGGGACAGGAATCTTCAATTTCCCATTTACTTGGAAAATGACACAAAAAATGATTTCTCATCAAATTCTTTTTGCAAACCAAATGGGGCCCTAGAATTGTTCATACTCTCTCACTAACATTCTCGGCCTCTTCTTCAGTTAGAAGAAGAACTTTATCGAAGGAAGTCATAACCTCCTCCATTGTACTCTACCACTCTCAAGTCCAAATCCCCAAATCGCCTACCAATTTGGAAAGGATGCAATTTACGAGCGACTTCCAAGAATTGACTATAGAaggaaatttataaaattcctaaattaaaattcttaagttaattaatttttaaattttcaaattcacccttggggtaggggtattttggtcattttattacTCGGATAGAGTTTGGGGCAGTggctggtatttttgggtagatcgtactgagatgagtccgtagacacgtagtgggctcaattcggagttgtaacgaagaagttacgatcaaaacatcgacaatggcaaaaccgtaaatatttcgaagttggttttaaaaatatctgacttcttctctctctctctctctcctacgCACAGACCTCtcccccaattttttttcttctctcacgACAGCAACTTCACGCCTCCACCATCGCCACCACACACCTCCAAACTGAGCGGCACCGGTTTCGTTGGAACCACCACACTTCCTTCTTTCCGTTCCAGCCCACCGCCACCTTGACCCGCCGCTGCCGTCGCCTGAAACAGCCACGAAATGAAGCTGTTTTGACAGTGTTTCAACAAACTTTCGGcctctcgttctctctcatttctccaccaaatttgccgagtaaggtatgattttctacctattttccatgccctagctgatggttggataggatttcgttaattttgagtttagGTCAATTGCATTTCAACTTAGGGTTCGGCCGGTTTTGAATTTTCGATTctggccacttccggtcactttttgggataggcccaagaacaaaagtgactcaaAATAGGGTGTtgtacctaggataggagtctTGAGCCGAGGTGTTGAGTTTTTCCAATGAAgggttatcgctttggacacccacgcgctgccagcGCGTGTGGCGGAGCGTTGGCATTGTAGCAAACATGCATTTTTATCCCAATGTGTTCTCTGGGTTCAcacgagcgcgtaggtacCTTCAGATTCCATTTTGGTTGACGTTTGAAACCCCGAACGAATTTCATATATTAGGAGTTATCCGGGTTCGCCATGTTTGGACTGTTGGATCGACTCTATTCCaatatatgttactctagactTTCCTAGGAacgtgtaggaattcgcggatcatGAATcagagccccggatgttccgattcaataatttaaagtttgaagatttttcgATAACCAttcgatcgtgagcgatctaACCGTGctttttggaccaaacttacGGGACATGTGTCTTAAACCTTGTGGAACCCTTAGGAACTTCCAGTTTGTTCTGTTCCTCGTACACTCGCTAGAAACCCgggaaattaggattttaattcAAGTTTTCGTTCGAAACACTTTATTTTAATCTCGTATTCGTATTCTGAAATAGGTACTCCGACCACGCATACGcagcaggcgggaccctctcagggtcaggcagtgtgggactacttgtgtgtggactttgtttttaaCTTATAAGCATGGTTTTATAATGAGAattttatgcatatgaattaaatagttattgaaatgcatgttatatttaatagttaaattctttattttcacaaaGTATTGgtaatatattttgggttttgacatatttgagtatcttgagtatgtatatatggattttgagaatttctatatatgtttggctatgtgtggggtatttgggttgttgagatgagattgtggaaagtgatgagtatagaatgtcagtttggagtgctataagcactaccctatgtacctccctggatttggaacttggatacggaaacttgagatacttggaaATGTCAGAACCCGGGGCATCCTTGACGGGATGTtgctgtagacccttgattgggtagtccGCGCGCGTAGGACTGGTCACAGACGTACGGGTTTTGAGGGTATTGATTGTACGTGTTGGCTGAGAGTTAGTCCCTTagttggacggctcgttccctagttACATGGTGAATTGAGGACTCTTCATGAGGACTCTGCCATggtgactagtcaaacaatcccccggttggattgtttccccgatACAACTAGGTGTtagtcatatttatattatatatatatatatatctcttatattatatatatttacatatatatataactattcattcattcttgtttttttgtgaGGATACTTCCTTGCCGGTTGTGCCAATGGGTACGCTCTCGAGAGTTTAGTTTGGGAGTTATAATATTTGATTGGTGGGTTTGTATAGTGTTCTTTTTGGATTTCGAACTTGGCATTCGgtattggtttggttttgacatatatataaatatttatttgattatgaTGGTTTGGGATGCATTTGGATTTCTTGCACGGTTTATTAAACTgtggggttatattattttggtttacactgaactggactttattttttgtccactcacattttttctattttgcgccccccagccagtagttgGCTGAGCTCCGCAGCCGAGCTAGATCGTGTGCTTACGAGCTTTGAGCCTTTGTAGGACtccttcattttatttttcccttgaactttgtttttgttgtaattgaattccttagatatgctctgttatcgcccgtgctagggtttgatttatgAGGCTGGAGGCTTTTGTTGTAAACTGTTTATTCGctttaaagcatgctgctAGTTGGGTACCTTAAACTGTGAATTTTGAGCAGGTTGAATTTTTGGGAAAATGTTCAATTTAGAGGGGAGattttgccaaaattttggtagaaagtctcggtctttagtaagttgGCCcgacatcggggtgatgtcggtaATACCGATTTTGAGGAAATTAGGGTCGGTCTGTCCCGACCACAATTTGCTTGATTGTTAGCTATCTGGTTTTCAAGCCAAATTCAAAGATTGATGTATACTgcaatataatttaattaattattaaaataaatatttataaatatttaatattaatgaACAACCTTTAGATGAATCTAACGACTATGATTTATTATCTTCTATCAATCATAGCCTTTGGACTTCATTTGTCTCGTTAAGATGAGATTGAATGAAGATGAGATTGAAATTGCAATTTTACATTAAGATATATTAAATATTGCTCTTATCTTTGCAAAGCAAAGTGTCCTTCAGCAGTACATTTgctgaaatttt
The Prunus dulcis chromosome 2, ALMONDv2, whole genome shotgun sequence DNA segment above includes these coding regions:
- the LOC117618733 gene encoding putative casein kinase II subunit beta-4, with translation MYRERGGVGSSKTEIVGGPLDRKRINDALDKHLEKSSPSTSRALANSKDKERLSVPSTSTGKSQLDHRAAAAAAASLTKNKCSDEESETDSEESDVSGSDGDDTSWISWFCNLRGNEFFCEVDDEYIQDDFNLCGLSSQVPYYDYALDLILDVESSHGDMFTEEQNELVESAAEMLYGLIHVRYILTTKGTSAMLEKYKNYDFGRCPRVYCCGQPCLPVGQSDIPRSSTVKIYCPKCEDIYYPRSKYQGNIDGAYFGTTFPHLFLMTYGHLKPQKATQSYVPRVFGFKLHKP